ATAGCTACCCGAGTCATACTTAAATAAAAAACATTGTGAACTTTACATTTGCTAAACTCAAATTTGTGAATTCGCCAACTTTATTGTTGACACGTAGTTGCATCCTTTGCAGGTCAGTAGGTACAGCTATGGACGGGCATTGCAATCGGCTGGAGTGGGTGGTTTGTTAAAACTCTATGCTTTGAGCATTTATTAAACTTGTGGTTTTTAAGTCTTGGTGGGTTTTACTTATTTTTCCGCTGCAACATAAACTGTGTTTTGGACAATTAAACTTTATCGCTAATCATGTTATTAGTGAAGCTTTATGATTTTAAATGGTttgttcaacatgattagtggtcagatcctggtcagtcacacgcatCGCGGTAAAACTCCGCATGTGGAAATTGAGAGTGTGACATAACCACACAAGTTCCTTCATCAACCACCATTGTTTCTTTCTCcaaaaaaacacaaatatatatattcacCCATCCGTCCACACAGACTTCCCTATCAAAAATTAGTCGAGCCGCACAATAGGTTGTTTGTGAGCTCCTTGTCCTTGGTTGCTACATCACCGCCTGTGGAGGTGAAAAAAAATCCCATTGTATATGGTCTTAGGCGTAAATGAATACAAAAGGTCAAATGATTATCACGCTACCTAACACACATCTAATGGTAGCTCAACTACCTAACATGTATCATCTATGAAAGTGTATGCAATAAATACACTGAAACCGAGTCTCATATTTTACCGTTTTTGGTTTTGCCTACTTTATATCCAACTAGTAATATTGCCCGTCGTGCATTGCAGCAACGTCGAAACCTAGAGTAATTTGATTATACCGTCAAATGAAAAGATATTATATTTGACTCGACTTGTTTCCGAACAAAGTTTATGTTAAAACGTATACCAACGGAAATTGTACAAAAAAATAAGCACGgcaacgtattatatttgacctaactcATTTCCGAAAAAATTACGTTGAAACGTAAACAAACTAGAATTTATAAagacacatacataaaaataagaataTATTTAACTCGTTGTGCATTGTGTTGGTGAATGTAAAGTAACTTGAATTTTTACCGTCGAATGAAAACATAGTATATTTAatttgacccgactcgtttcAGAATAAACTTTACGTTAAAACGTAGATCAACtgaaaacatatgtaaaaataagcacgtaaacgtattatatttgatctgACTCATTTCTAAAAGAAAATTACgaagaaaatagtgttttttaaAGTTAAAGAATAGTCAACTTGAAACTTTAGAAACTCAAGGGAGTTAAAatgatattttacaaagtttataaaaaacTAAGAATATGTAAACGTAAATGCTCAAAGCTGAGGTAAGataataaaactaaaaagtaaaagggttaaaatgttATATTATGCCAAGCACCCTTAGTTAAATGTTATATCAACTAGAGGGATAACCCGCGCTACGCAGCGGGTTTTCTATCGGTATCAATTCAATTAGTGTGATACCGACATTTTATGTACCAACGGAAAGAGGAATTCGATTGGTATTGTTATGCCTTATTATGGTACCGATACTCACTctagtaacaaaaaaaaaaaagaaaccaaaAAATAAAGTTCTAATATGTTCAAAAGAATATTGTGGCGCATGTACATTGCAAATATCGAATGTATTAGTCTAATCGTTACGTAATGcattaaaaatatgaaaaaaatatgaCACATGCGCGTTGCAGCGCGAGTACGTCGCAAATATCGAATGTATTAGTCCAATCGTTACGTAATGCGTAAAAAATATGGAAAACGCATTTAGACGTATTTGATGATTTCAATGTCACCTGTAGGTGTAAGCTCGAAACTTTAGAGACTTGAGGGAGTAAAAAAGGttttacaaagtttttaaagACAACGACAAATTAGCGAACGAAAGTTACTGAACGAAAATTAAGTTAGTAAAAAACTTAATAGGTTGAAAATGTATATTATATGTGATATATGGGTAAAGCTAGAATGTTGAAAATTAGAGGGGTTAGTTTGTATAACATGTAAAATGAAGTAAGGGCTAAACTTACTAATTACGAAAATAAAAGGGGGTAGCAAGGGGGGGGGGatagaaaaataataaatatattaacAAAGAAGAAGGACTCGAGCAATAAAAGTTGAAACCTAAAGGGGCCAAAAAGATATAGCATAGGTAAAGCTAGAATGTTGAAAATTAGAGGGGTTAGTTTGTATAACATGTAAAATGAAGTAAGGGCTAAAATTACTAATTAAGAAAATAAAGGGGGTAGAGGGGGGGGGGATAGAAAAATAATAAATACATTAACAAAGAAGAAGGACTGGAGGAATAAAAGTTGAAACCTAAAGGGGCCAAAATGAAATAGCATATGTGAGTGatacgcaaaaaaaaaaaaaaaaaaaaaaaaaaaaaaaaaaaaaaaaaaaaaaacattatagcTACTGTTCATGCGTCTTTGCAAATGTTATATAGATTATAGCTACTGTTCATGCGTCTTTGCAAATGTtatatagataataataatacttttttttttgttattgtcTTCAGGAAAAAAAAAAAGTGAGTGGAAACTTCATACCGAAAATGTATTTTTCTTTGCAACTCCAAAACATTACCATCTTCTTTACTTTCCACTTCACGTTTGTTATCTTCTTTGTGATTACAATCATATTGATATATACCCGACGACTTACATcttcttaaatcttgatacattatCACAATAATTTCAAGTTCAATACATGCTCATGTACTATACTAGATAAAACACGTTTTACCTTTACAATATGACATTAGTTTTTACAAATGGAGTGCTTACAGTATGAAACACATCAAAATCATCATATCAAGATACCGAATGCCTTCGATCTTTATTGGGTTTATTCCTACCCCTTGTACCCGAAGCCACAAACCCGTCGGCATGAAGAAATGGTGTAATTTTCCCAAGCTTTTTCGTCACCAAACCTATAAATGATTTTTTAGGCAATGGTGGCTTAGCAGGCAATGGTGGTTTAGCAGCAGTGGTTCCAGTAGCATTGTTGACACTTGTTTTATTGGCATTCGACATCTCGATTTCTTTAAGTCGTGTTTTCAACTTAATAAGCTCAAATTTGAGCTCTTGGTTCTCTTTTTTTAATCTCGAGATATCATCTAATACCATGTTTTGAGATTCACTGTTGATCGGGCTGCTCTCCATTTCCCTTAACCGTTGCTGTTCATAGTAAAGAACTTGAACCATTGTTTGAACCGGAAGCCTTTCGTTTTGGGCTGCATGGGCCCGGGCCTCACGCGATAGCTTTTGACAGTCCAGTAAGCTGCACACTTTCTTGCGGTCCATGTCAATTATAGCTGGATGAGCCTAAAAGATTCCAAGTTAAAGTTTGATCAATATACAAGTCTAGATGACATTTCTAGATCAAAGATTCCACGCCTGAACCTACTTTGACCCGTTACCCTTAGAACGACAATGTTTAATCAAATTAAATACTAAAAAGAGGGCATACCTTCAGGTAAGTATCAATAGCTCTATACATTCCATCCTCTGTCACACGAACTTCGACTGGAATACATTCAGCAAAACTGATAAATTTTGAAACCAACAAATTTCGATCGGAAGCTATTTTAGCAAGAAAATTCTCCATTAGCTTCCCGACATTCTCATCGTCACTTTGTAATGGCGGAACGAAGTTTAAATCATAGTTTACGTCATCCAAACCCGTAGAATTATATTCAAAATAATTTAACATGATTTGTTGCACTGTATCAACATCAAGCATTGTATCACCATCAAAGCAACGAGAAGGGATTAATATATCATCTAAAACCGCCTGCCCGAGTTGTAAGCCCATTCTTTTCTCTAAATCTAGTCTGCATGCAACCGTTGTGTCTAGATATTTGGCAGCGCGAAGCAGCATTGAAAGAAAGCTTATTGATATTGCGGTTTTTTCTCTTGGTAAAAGGCCAACTATCGTTTCTAATACAACCCGCTTCTCGTGTTTTTGTTTCGGGTCAAGATTTCTCTTGGATTTTCCAAAGATTTCCTGTTTGTTTAAAAGAGATATATACAAGATTAGATGTTAATATGGTAAACAATGAGCAGTTACTCAGTAAGTACATAATAAATTCAgcttttatatgaaaaaaattgtgttttacaAAATGACTACATATCATTTACATATAAATTACAAGTGATTAACATCTTGAATAATTGTATTTGATTTCTAATTACAAACTACTGACCGTTAGCGATTATGAACAAACGGGTCAAAGGCGACACAAGTGAATCTAAAAGCTTACAATATTTAAATTGTTATATTAGAAAAAGTAGTTATTATAAAGTTcattttaaaaaattacaagtttttagTTTGGGCCTTTTGCAGGTCAACTCAACCTAGCCCGACCCATTTTGGCTGGTGTAAAAGATGGCCCAACCCATGCCCATTTCAACCAGTTAACTAGCCCGACCCGTCCATTTTGCATGTGAGAAAGGGATCTCACCAGACCTCGAAGACGTTTTTGGGCATAAAGCGTTAGAACCGGAGCAAGCGCAAACTGTTTAAATCCCTTTGAAACCAGTGCAACAAGAACCCTTTTGAAGATATCAATTCTAAGAACAATCAAGTCTTCAGCCCACCAGTCAACAAGAGAAACTCGACTTTTATCAGTGACCATGAATGCAATAACTTCTACACATCGATCAATTAACTTCACTCGATCAGATATCGGTAAGAGATTTCCAGAACATTGCAGAATGGAAGCTACACGAGATAAGTTTGTAAGACCCGTATCGTTTAAATAGGCTTCAGTTACTGATACCAGGTTTCCAGTTGAATATTTTTCTGTCATTTCAAGATACTCCGCGACACATCTTGCCATTGCAATGTTTGATGTAGATAATTCGATATGTGTTTCGTAACAAAACTTTGCGGCAAGTTCAAATCCTTCTGGCCCGCCTGGGATATCAGGGATTTCGACTACAGAAAGATCGGCATTTTTGGTGTCGGATAGTAGTTTCTTTATATAACCACATTTTGAGACTAAGGGAAACTTCAGCCAATAAAAGGAATTAAAATGTTTACTTCTTATGAAGTTAAAACAATAAAATCTTGATTCACAAGTTGAgaaattatataaaatatgaatttAACAAGAACATAGAAAATGTGTACCTTGTGTACCGGAAAAGAAACATCTCCTACACAAACTCTAACATCACTTGGGATCTCTTGGGAGAAAATCCTGCTAATTTTGGAAAATAAATGAGGTTTTCTATGAAGATTAACGTTAAACGAAAAAAGGCAGTATAAGACGAACAAGAACGAAATCAAACCAATCGCTAATCCTCTTCATGGCATCAGCATTAAGCTCCTTATTTGTAGGAGGCTTGCCAACTGTTGCGGGTAACTCGGATATCTCTTGATGAACATCCACCATGTTGATGATTTGGCAATCTTAGTTCTCAACCTTAACCTTATTCATGTCCTACATAGGACAACGAAAAATAATAATCCCAACGATGCGTATTTCACTGTATCGTTGGCTGCATGAGATTTAGTTGAATTCCTGATCATGCCAGTTACTAAAGTTCTTGAATGAAATCAAACCaatttatttaacaaaaataTTAAATGCCCATAATGTAGAGAAGGATAAAAGAGTCTTATCTATAAAAGTTTATGAGGTTAGGATTGTGAGTGTGTGGTAGTAGTGCAATTGGTTTTGGAGAGTTTGTCCAACTTAACCTTTGTTGTTGATGATTCCTGGCCACACTAATGGGTCAAGAAAGGTGAGTCGAGACTTGAGAATTGGAATATACCCTTTTTAAGGTGATGTGGAAATTTGCTTCTTTTTTCGGAAGTAGTGACAAAGGAATTCTAACAATTAGATATACCCTTTTTAACCACTTTTTCCTTAAAATGTCCCCTCAAACATGGGTGTTGGCATCCATGTTTTACCATGGTACCTGTGTTTAgacaaatataaaaaaatgtaaaaagaatTCTAAAGAGACCGGCGGGACTCCCTTTTTCTCTACAATTTTAGTCATCCGGGTAATCTTCATCTCCAATATTACATCTTCATCAGAATGTTTATTTCGCTCGTCTTCTTCATTTTGTTACCCCGAGCTCTACGGTTGTGGTCATACGATTTAATAGATCGTTCATATATTATTCCAAACTTTTCTTCTGAAGTTATAGGAGAAAGTATGGATGCTAAATGTAACATCAGTGGGATGCTTATGACAGGAGTGTAAGACCGACGACATTGCACGTAACATTAACCACACAAACACCATCAGAGGCGCTAACGTTACTCAATATATGGGTGTTTTCAATTGTATTAGGACACGTGACATGATCTTATTGAACCTAAACACAGGCGTACAACGGTATGTTTATTTAAGAGAAATTTTGGATGTAGTTAACGAAGTGGATGAAATGACAAATTTTTGAGACCACTAGATTTTGGTTTGGTGGGCTTAATAAAATGAAGCAAGCCCAGAAACTTAGCAACCTAAAACTAGCCCAGTCCATATATGCATCATCTTCAACCAATCAACCCCATTGCGTTCATCATCTTCAATATACTCACGCAAGAACTCATTATAACCTTATCCACCCCAAAACCCCTACAAAACCTCCATCATCAACCACCATGTTCCCCCAATTCCACAATTCAATCTCTCAACAATCTTAATCCCtcatcaaccaaaccctaccccATGGACCTTTCATCTCCACTAAAACCCTCAAACTCAACCATATTTCATCATCGCACTCATGACCTCTCTTTCTCCTCCTCACTTTCACCTTTCCCAGTCAAAACCCACTTCCAAAATCTCACTTTTCGCAAACCCTTTTCACCAAACCTCACAATTTTCGCCACACTAGAGAAACAAGAACAAGAACTCCCCAAAAACAGCCCACAAAGACTCCTAAAAGAGCTCTCACAACGCAAGAAATACATTTCCCCAAACAAAAGAGTACCCCCAAAACGATTCATCCTCAAACCCCCTTTAGATGATGCAAAACTAGCTCAAAGATTTCTCAACAGCCCACAACTGTCACTAAAGCAGTTCCCTTTACTCAGTTCTTGTCTACCCTCTATGAAGTTTAACAATGCTGATAAAACTTGGATTGATGAGTATTTGTTGGAGGCTAAACAGGCTCTTGGGTACCCTCTAGAACCTTCTGAGAATTATGGGGATGATAATCCAGCTAAGCAGTTTGATACATTGTTGTATTTGGCTTTTGGGCATCCTCATTGTGAGAGGACAAATGCAAGACATGTGAGGTCTGGGCATTCAAGATTGGGGTTTTTGGGTCAGTATGTTCTTGAATTGGCATTGGCTGAGTTTTTCTTGCAGAGGTATCCTCGGGAATCGCCTGGCCCGATGAGGGAGAGGGTTTATGCTTTGATTGGGAAGAAGTTTTTGCCTAAGTGGGTTAAAGCTGCTAGCTTGCATAACTTGATTTTCCAGTATGATGACATGGATAAGCTTGTTAGAAAAGAACGAGAACCGCCTGTGAAgtaagttttatttttcttttttctttttttcagtTTGGTCTTCAT
Above is a window of Helianthus annuus cultivar XRQ/B chromosome 14, HanXRQr2.0-SUNRISE, whole genome shotgun sequence DNA encoding:
- the LOC110909043 gene encoding BTB/POZ domain-containing protein SR1IP1 isoform X2 yields the protein MARCVAEYLEMTEKYSTGNLVSVTEAYLNDTGLTNLSRVASILQCSGNLLPISDRVKLIDRCVEVIAFMVTDKSRVSLVDWWAEDLIVLRIDIFKRVLVALVSKGFKQFALAPVLTLYAQKRLRGLEIFGKSKRNLDPKQKHEKRVVLETIVGLLPREKTAISISFLSMLLRAAKYLDTTVACRLDLEKRMGLQLGQAVLDDILIPSRCFDGDTMLDVDTVQQIMLNYFEYNSTGLDDVNYDLNFVPPLQSDDENVGKLMENFLAKIASDRNLLVSKFISFAECIPVEVRVTEDGMYRAIDTYLKAHPAIIDMDRKKVCSLLDCQKLSREARAHAAQNERLPVQTMVQVLYYEQQRLREMESSPINSESQNMVLDDISRLKKENQELKFELIKLKTRLKEIEMSNANKTSVNNATGTTAAKPPLPAKPPLPKKSFIGLVTKKLGKITPFLHADGFVASGTRGRNKPNKDRRHSVS
- the LOC110909043 gene encoding BTB/POZ domain-containing protein SR1IP1 isoform X1 is translated as MVDVHQEISELPATVGKPPTNKELNADAMKRISDWIFSQEIPSDVRVCVGDVSFPVHKFPLVSKCGYIKKLLSDTKNADLSVVEIPDIPGGPEGFELAAKFCYETHIELSTSNIAMARCVAEYLEMTEKYSTGNLVSVTEAYLNDTGLTNLSRVASILQCSGNLLPISDRVKLIDRCVEVIAFMVTDKSRVSLVDWWAEDLIVLRIDIFKRVLVALVSKGFKQFALAPVLTLYAQKRLRGLEIFGKSKRNLDPKQKHEKRVVLETIVGLLPREKTAISISFLSMLLRAAKYLDTTVACRLDLEKRMGLQLGQAVLDDILIPSRCFDGDTMLDVDTVQQIMLNYFEYNSTGLDDVNYDLNFVPPLQSDDENVGKLMENFLAKIASDRNLLVSKFISFAECIPVEVRVTEDGMYRAIDTYLKAHPAIIDMDRKKVCSLLDCQKLSREARAHAAQNERLPVQTMVQVLYYEQQRLREMESSPINSESQNMVLDDISRLKKENQELKFELIKLKTRLKEIEMSNANKTSVNNATGTTAAKPPLPAKPPLPKKSFIGLVTKKLGKITPFLHADGFVASGTRGRNKPNKDRRHSVS
- the LOC110909042 gene encoding ribonuclease III domain-containing protein RNC1, chloroplastic produces the protein MDLSSPLKPSNSTIFHHRTHDLSFSSSLSPFPVKTHFQNLTFRKPFSPNLTIFATLEKQEQELPKNSPQRLLKELSQRKKYISPNKRVPPKRFILKPPLDDAKLAQRFLNSPQLSLKQFPLLSSCLPSMKFNNADKTWIDEYLLEAKQALGYPLEPSENYGDDNPAKQFDTLLYLAFGHPHCERTNARHVRSGHSRLGFLGQYVLELALAEFFLQRYPRESPGPMRERVYALIGKKFLPKWVKAASLHNLIFQYDDMDKLVRKEREPPVKSVFWALFGAIYLCFGMPEVYRVLFEVFGMDPEDEECQPKLRRQLEDVDYVSAEFEGRKLSWQDVAAYKPPEDALFAHPRLFRACVPPGMHRFRGNIWDFDSRPQVMNTLGYPLKIKDRIPEITNARNIELGLGLQLAFLHPSKYKFEHPRFCFERLEYVGQKIQDLVMAERLLIKHIDAPGTWLQEKHRRILMNKFCGKYLREKYLHRFIIYSEEVQDSYEHNRRLRNPATTSVQQAIHGLSYTVYGKPDVRRLMFEVFDFEQTQPKAV